The following proteins are co-located in the Mus pahari chromosome 14, PAHARI_EIJ_v1.1, whole genome shotgun sequence genome:
- the Gpr179 gene encoding probable G-protein coupled receptor 179 produces MGARGMVISSLAWGLLSCCFLCSGALGSQRPLRSLPPLPSQAKPRSGPMWMPPKGAEAALAFLYSGDIQRLSGANCSEKYEVRGAEGKAGVPPVLQRAAGTLAQAANFLNMLLQANDIRESSVEEDVEWYQALVRSVAEGDPRAYRALLTFNPPPGASHLQLALQATRMGDETVLQDLSGNKVQEENPEEDLDRPVLQKRVLTNDLRSLDSPKWPRGDGYVGDVQQVKLSPPFLECHEGQLRPGWLVTVSATFYGLKPDLTPEVRGQVQMDIDLQSVDINQCASGPGWYANTHLCDLNSTQCVPLESQGFVLGRYLCRCRPGFYGASGSGGFEESATQTAGQFGSPQGSLGKLLRCQPCPEGCTSCLDATPCLVEEALALRTAVLACQTCCMLAVFLSMLVAYRCRGSKRIRASGIVLLEAILFGSLLLYFPVFILYFKPSVFRCVALRWVRLLGFAVVYGTIILKLYRVLQLFLSRTAQRVPHPSSGQLLRRLGQLLLLVLGFLVVWTAGVLEPGTQHTALVTRGHTPTGRHFYLCHHDHWDYIMVVAEMLLLCWGSFLCYATRAVPSAFHEPRYMSIALHNELLLSTAFHTARFVLAPSLHPDWTLLLSFLHTHSTVTATLALVFIPKFWKPGAPPREEILDEVYEDELDLQRSGSYLNSSIASAWSERSLDPGDIRDELKKLYAQLEIRKTKEMAANNPHLPKKRGSSRQGLGRSFMRYLAEFPEALARQHSRDSGSLGLRSLPGSSRRRLLSSSLQETEKPPALRKTRSTYDHHHREHSTLPFDATLRRTLSKKASPTDGRESSADGPPALGFRSASAHNLTVGERLPRARPISLQKSLSVVAGSRDKALLVASQAYLEETYRQAKEREERKKAEAAMVSPVRRPSTRRLEWPLRAPLSAPPSPGKSRSVDSSHTPARPHEEAGKRLPHPPIRHQVSTPILALSGACQGEPRMLSPTPVSTLAPILLPAPAPAPAPVLAPVSKPPQSPTLLTFICPWENAELPGKKENVVQEDPAGPERSGHSPASARTKIWRALSMAVEKRETGESGALTEGGHVQGEADETDEEKPKVFSKSHSLKTPLQQGSVRSLGLAIKALTRSRSTYKEKDGGEGTPETEKGKPTEVSTGAPPRSPRLGRPKAVSKQVALAPCEGEESLQNQQNAHTSRMLHVCQKEGSREQEDRNKRAVPGPGERKVERTGKITLTTLRQVFGEKNAEQAKEPPVGYQEAPNPALQPLGSADHRVAEVCPWEVNESESGMVPPESVNKAKVCSWEGTEGGSLEKKPSRQVLSRSWEEREKIPGESETEGAGAIPRKKPERLVRGQEAVCPWESPDSGGLSPQLVHQESDRSGDRFVVVRKGDMHPEALLPHAAKAELCPWEMRDVGEGTSAQRVQELPEERQKSPKKATFWGDQNLGGDLVSLCPWESTDFRGPSAVSLQAPGSSGSFGSGIAEVCPWEAGNIANDKKAEVCPWELGEELAGTEGLNQGTDGESPPGKETPSRKGCLAEMREQTVRAKPTAPQGQESACPREDEAPERSSPHPDNSASKEKFLSHGGSQVLQVCPWEAVKPEEKQATPSTAEICPWEIDGQPETRTSEHRPKGEVHKDEEKMPAGAGIQAQEEAEGRIQKQEAICPWESMDLGINPQRDTEKAQGSLQRQGSMAGRAAEICPWDVEDTAEKAKICPWEVGTGVGGERTVRAEAPLNDAGQASADSEPRQVAASAPKRPERLRSEKEVVCPWDSLSPGDSLQQPDTLNTEKLKEDELQEHGSSRPIEVCPWETEEVPIGEKAKICPWELNEGTVGKGLEREPGSEPAQPRRQNLEEAGLPFQEEGTSKGGTKPCQEQEGEAMCPWKPPVQVPKVSDLPLSTVSQVAEGQSLEASGRASEKGELRQDLKTGSLPECTTPGKAPALKSQVPVDGGEPSSELQPVRLWESMVLAGSSSHPHSQCPDQPRVSSQPLVSTGDGAAEVCPWDAPDSDSDTKVEPCPQKVTGRVTETETSRQDEKEKSQEEKERAPEKRDHEGVATQKTPQPQTSNFGKQEAVCPRESQDFGVQAATDASDASKDGSEKVCPWEVEEDPSTKEAEAWEAGPGATAEGALDLGQDGESQGAGRAERHLLKAAEAVCPSEGAVSARLFPQEDMVGTDLPKVGLHGASSPGKGLAELCVWEVTDPEGNKIKGTMADICPWEETRAQSDESGLLALPVTQADAPAAPEKSVCLSAHRPLESFLPESKSVRPDVSKPPGTFPPEGVREREPLELETGAKSVPKPSPTETETPESFDLN; encoded by the exons ATGGGGGCCAGGGGAATGGTCATTTCTTCTCTTGCTTGGGGGCTTCTGAGCTGCTGTTTCCTCTGTAGTGGGGCTCTAGGGAGCCAAAGGCCCTTGCGCTCTCTGCCTCCACTACCATCCCAAGCCAAGCCAAGATCTGGgcccatgtggatgcccccaaaGGGAGCTGAAGCAGCCCTGGCTTTTCTCTACTCTGGAGACATTCAACGGCTGTCAGGAGCAAACTGCAGCGAGAAGTATGAAGTCCGTGGGGCAGAAGGCAAAGCCGGGGTCCCCCCAGTCCTACAGAGAGCAGCGGGCACCCTGGCCCAGGCTGCCAACTTTCTCAACATGCTCCTACAAGCCAACGACATCCGGGAGTCGAGCGTGGAGGAGGATGTGGAGTGGTACCAGGCGCTCGTTCGCAGTGTGGCAGAGGGAGACCCGAGAGCCTACAGGGCTCTGCTGACCTTTAACCCTCCACCGGGGGCCAGCCACCTTCAGCTGGCCTTGCAGGCCACTCGAATGGGGGATGAGACCGTCCTTCAGGACCTGTCTGGGAACAAGGTACAGGAAGAGAATCCAGAAGAGGATCTGGATCGTCCTGTCCTCCAGAAGCGAGTACTGACCAATGACCTAAGGAGCCTTGATAGTCCCAAGTGGCCACGGGGGGATGGATACGTGGGGGACGTACAACAGGTGAAGCTATCTCCCCCCTTCCTGGAATGTCATGAGGGCCAGCTCCGTCCTGGCTGGCTAGTCACGGTCTCTGCCACGTTCTATGGACTCAAGCCAGACCTTACCCCAGAGGTCAG GGGACAGGTGCAGATGGACATCGACCTTCAAAGTGTGGACATCAACCAGTGTGCAAGCGGCCCGGGCTGGTACGCGAACACACACCTGTGCGACCTCAACAGCACCCAG TGTGTCCCCCTGGAGAGTCAGGGTTTTGTCCTTGGCCGCTATCTCTGCCGCTGCCGACCTGGATTCTATGGAGCTAGTGGTTCTGGGG GCTTCGAAGAGAGTGCAACACAGACTGCGGGGCAGTTTGGGTCCCCACAAGGCAGCTTAGGGAAGCTGCTACGGTGCCAGCCGTGTCCTGAGGGCTGCACCAGCTGTCTGGATGCCACGCCGTGCCTGGTGGAGGAGGCCCTAGCACTGAGGACGGCCGTGCTGGCATGCCAGACCTGCTGCATGCTGGCAGTCTTCTTGAGTATGCTGGTCGCCTACCGTTGCCGAGGGAGCAAG AGGATCCGGGCATCTGGAATCGTCCTGCTGGAAGCCATCCTTTTTGGATCCTTACTTCTCTACTTCCCG GTGTTCATTCTGTACTTCAAGCCCAGCGTATTCCGCTGTGTTGCTCTCCGTTGGGTCCGGCTGCTGGGTTTTGCCGTCGTCTATGGGACCATTATCCTGAAGCTTTATAG GGTGCTCCAGCTGTTTCTGTCTCGAACTGCCCAGCGGGTGCCACACCCAAGCAGCGGGCAGCTGCTGCGACGTCTGGGGCAGCTCCTGCTGCTGGTATTGGGCTTCCTGGTTGTGTGGACAGCGGGCGTCCTGGAGCCAGGCACCCAGCACACAGCTCTGGTGACCCGGGGTCACACGCCCACTGGCCGCCACTTCTACCTCTGTCACCATGACCACTGGGACTACATCATGGTTGTGG CGGAAATGCTGCTGCTCTGTTGGGGCAGCTTCCTCTGCTATGCCACCCGGGCTGTCCCCTCAGCCTTTCACGAACCGCGCTATATGAGCATTGCCCTGCACAACGAGCTGCTGCTCTCTACTGCCTTCCACACTGCCAG GTTTGTGCTGGCTCCTTCCCTGCACCCAGACTGGAcacttctcctctccttcctccatacCCACAGTACGGTCACAGCCACACTGGCTCTGGTCTTCATCCCTAAG TTCTGGAAGCCAGGAGCTCCTCCCCGGGAAGAAATCCTGGATGAAGTGTATGAGGATGAGCTGGACCTGCAACGCTCAGGCTCCTACCTCAACAGCAGTATCGCCTCAGCCTGGAGTGAGCGCAGCCTGGATCCAGGAGATATCCGG GATGAGCTGAAGAAGCTCTACGCCCAGTTAGAGATCCGAAAGACCAAGGAGATGGCTGCTAACAACCCCCACCTGCCCAAGAAGCGGGGCAGCTCGCGCCAGGGGTTGGGCCGCTCTTTCATGAGATACCTGGCCGAGTTCCCCGAGGCCCTGGCTCGGCAGCACTCTCGGGACTCGGGCTCTCTCGGCCTCCGCAGCCTGCCAGGCTCTTCCCGACGAAGGCTCCTCAGCTCCAGCCTTCAAGAGACGGAGAAGCCCCCGGCCCTCCGCAAGACCCGCAGCACTTATGACCACCACCACCGGGAGCATAGCACTCTCCCCTTCGACGCCACGCTGAGacggaccctgtccaagaaggcTTCGCCCACAGACGGCCGAGAGTCGTCGGCAGACGGGCCCCCAGCCCTGGGCTTCAGGTCGGCCAGTGCTCACAACCTGACAGTGGGAGAAAGACTCCCTCGAGCCCGGCCCATCTCCCTGCAGAAGTCACTCAGTGTGGTGGCTGGCTCGAGGGACAAGGCGCTGCTGGTGGCCAGTCAGGCCTACCTGGAGGAAACCTATcggcaggcaaaggagagagaggaaagaaagaaggctgaggcGGCCATGGTGAGCCCGGTGCGAAGGCCGTCGACCAGGAGGCTGGAATGGCCTCTAAGGGCTCCTCTGTCAGCCCCACCTTCTCCTGGCAAGAGCCGCAGCGTGGACAGCTCTCACACCCCTGCGAGGCCTCATGAAGAGGCTGGGAAAAGGCTGCCTCACCCACCCATCCGGCACCAGGTCTCCACACCCATCTTGGCTCTGTCCGGGGCCTGCCAAGGAGAGCCAAGAATGCTGTCTCCCACCCCAGTCTCCACATTGGCTCCTATTCTGTTGCCGGCCCCGGCCCCAGCCCCCGCCCCTGTCCTGGCTCCAGTCTCAAAGCCCCCCCAAAGCCCCACCCTTCTCACTTTCATCTGCCCCTGGGAGAATGCAGAACTGCcaggcaagaaagaaaatgtggtccagGAAGACCCCGCAGGGCCAGAGCGAAGCGGCCACTCACCTGCCTCGGCTCGCACCAAGATCTGGAGGGCCCTGTCTATGGCGGTGGAGAAGAGGGAGACTGGAGAGAGTGGGGCACTCACAGAGGGCGGACATGTCCAGGGGGAAGCAGATGAGACGGATGAGGAAAAGCCCAAGGTCTTCTCAAAATCCCACAGCCTCAAGACCCCTCTGCAGCAGGGTTCCGTGCGCAGCCTGGGCCTGGCCATCAAAGCTCTGACCCGGTCTAGGAGCACCTACAAAGAGAAGGATGGTGGGGAGGGCACCCCTGAGACTGAGAAGGGAAAGCCTACGGAGGTGAGCACGGGGGCTCCACCCCGATCTCCCAGGCTAGGCCGGCCCAAGGCAGTGAGCAAGCAGGTTGCCCTCGCCCCCTGTGAGGGTGAGGAGTCGCTCCAGAACCAACAGAACGCTCACACCAGCCGAATGCTCCACGTTTGTCAAAAGGAGGGCAGCCGAGAGCAAGAAGATAGGAACAAGAGAGCGGTCCCGGGTCCAGGGGAGCGGAAGGTTGAGAGAACTGGTAAAATAACGCTGACCACACTGAGGCAAGTTTTTGGGGAGAAAAATGCTGAACAAGCAAAGGAACCCCCTGTGGGATACCAAGAGGCGCCTAACCCTGCCCTCCAGCCCCTGGGAAGTGCTGACCACAGGGTGGCAGAGGTGTGCCCCTGGGAAGTAAATGAATCCGAATCAGGAATGGTCCCGCCAGAGAGTGTCAACAAGGCCAAAGTCTGCTCCTGGGAGGGGACTGAGGGAGGAAGCCTTGAGAAGAAGCCATCAAGACAAGTCCTAAGTAGgtcctgggaagagagagagaaaatcccaGGGGAGTCAGAGACCGAAGGTGCGGGTGCCATTCCTCGGAAGAAGCCTGAAAGGCTGGTCCGGGGCCAGGAGGCTGTGTGTCCTTGGGAAAGCCCCGACTCTGGAGGTCTGTCTCCTCAGTTGGTGCATCAGGAGTCTGACAGAAGCGGGGACAGGTTTGTGGTAGTGAGAAAAGGAGACATGCACCCAGAGGCTCTTCTGCCCCATGCTGCCAAGGCAGAACTGTGCCCGTGGGAGATgagggatgtgggggaggggacatctGCTCAGAGGGTACAGGAACTCCCTGAAGAAAGGCAGAAATCCCCCAAGAAGGCAACCTTCTGGGGAGATCAGAATCTGGGCGGAGACCTGGTATCTCTCTGTCCGTGGGAAAGTACTGATTTTCGGGGCCCTTCAGCTGTCTCACTTCAAGCCCCAGGAAGCTCAGGGAGTTTTGGCAGTGGTATTGCGGAGGTATGCCCATGGGAGGCGGGGAACATAGCTAATGACAAGAAAGCTGAGGTCtgtccctgggagctgggggaaGAGCTAGCAGGTACAGAAGGACTGAATCAGGGGACAGATGGGGAGTCTCCCCCAGGAAAGGAGACCCCCTCCAGAAAGGGATGCTTGGCAGAGATGAGGGAACAAACTGTGAGGGCAAAGCCCACAGCCCCTCAAGGACAGGAGTCAGCGTGCCCTCGGGAGGACGAAGCCCCTGAGCGGTCCAGCCCACATCCAGACAATTCTGCCTCCAAGGAGAAATTCCTAAGCCATGGGGGCAGCCAGGTACTGCAAGTGTGTCCTTGGGAAGCGGTCAAGCCAGAGGAAAAGCAAGCAACACCTTCAACAGCAGAAATCTGTCCCTGGGAAATAGATGGACAACCAGAGACCAGGACGTCAGAACACAGACCAAAAGGAGAAGTTCACAAAGATGAGGAGAAAATGCCCGCAGGAGCAGGGATCCAAGCACAGGAAGAGGCTGAGGGGCGGATCCAGAAGCAGGAAGCAATCTGCCCCTGGGAGAGCATGGACCTCGGTATCAacccacagagagacacagagaaagcccAAGGCTCTCTCCAGAGGCAAGGCAGCATGGCAGGCAGAGCTGCTGAGATCTGTCCGTGGGACGTGGAGGACACAGCTGAGAAGGCCAAGATCTGTCCCTGGGAAGTGGGGACTGGGGTTGGAGGGGAAAGGACTGTCAGAGCTGAAGCCCCTCTGAATGATGCAGGCCAGGCGTCTGCAGACTCTGAACCCAGGCAGGTAGCGGCCAGTGCTCCAAAGAGGCCAGAGAGGCTCAGGTCGGAGAAGGAGGTGGTCTGTCCCTGGGACAGCTTGAGTCCAGGGGACTCCCTTCAGCAGCCAGACACTCTGAACACtgagaaactaaaagaagacGAACTCCAGGAACACGGGAGCTCCAGGCCCATAGAGGTGTGTCCCTGGGAAACAGAGGAAGTTCCTATCGGTGAAAAAGCCAAGATCTGTCCCTGGGAATTGAATGAAGGGACTGTGGGAAAAGGACTGGAGCGAGAGCCGGGGAGCGAGCCAGCACAGCCAAGGAGACAGAATCTAGAAGAGGCAGGACTCCCCTTCCAAGAAGAAGGCACATCCAAGGGGGGCACAAAACCCTGCCAGGAACAGGAAGGGGAAGCTATGTGTCCTTGGAAGCCACCTGTTCAGGTCCCCAAGGTCTCAGACTTGCCCCTCAGCACTGTTAGTCAGGTAGCAGAGGGACAGTCCTTGGAAGCAAGTGGCAGGGCATCAGAGAAGGGAGAGCTGAGACAAGACCTGAAGACGGGTTCTCTCCCAGAATGCACAACCCCAGGAAAAGCTCCAGCTTTGAAGTCACAGGTCCCTGTGGATGGGGGAGAACCAAGCTCTGAACTCCAGCCTGTCCGCCTGTGGGAAAGCATGGTACTGGCCGGCTCTTCCTCCCATCCACACAGCCAGTGCCCTGACCAACCTAGAGTCAGCTCCCAGCCCCTGGTCAGCACCGGGGATGGGGCTGCTGAGGTGTGCCCATGGGATGCTCCTGACTCAGACAGTGACACCAAGGTTGAGCCCTGTCCCCAGAAGGTGACTGggagagttacagagacagagacatcaaGACAAGATGAAAAGGAGAAATCTCAAGAGGAGAAAGAGCGAGCCCCTGAAAAACGAGATCACGAAGGTGTGGCCACTCAGAAAACGCCACAGCCACAGACCAGCAACTTTGGGAAGCAGGAGGCTGTGTGTCCCAGGGAGAGTCAGGACTTTGGGGTGCAAGCAGCTACGGATGCTTCTGATGCAAGCAAAGACGGTTCTGAGAAAGTGTGTCCTTGGGAAGTAGAAGAGGACCCTTCTACCAAGGAAGCTGAGGCCTGGGAGGCAGGTCCAGGAGCCACGGCGGAGGGGGCACTGGACCTGGGGCAGGATGGAGAGTCACAGGGGGCAGGAAGGGCTGAAAGACATCTCCTGAAAGCAGCAGAGGCAGTCTGTCCCTCAGAAGGCGCAGTGTCAGCAAGGCTCTTCCCCCAGGAAGACATGGTGGGCACAGACCTCCCCAAGGTCGGTCTCCATGGCGCAAGCAGCCCAGGGAAAGGGCTAGCAGAACTGTGTGTGTGGGAAGTCACAGACCcggaaggaaataaaatcaagggCACCATGGCAGACATCTGTCCGTGGGAGGAGACTAGAGCCCAATCTGATGAATCTGGCCTCCTGGCCTTACCGGTAACCCAGGCAGATGCGCCAGCTGCCCCTGAGAAATCAGTCTGCCTCTCGGCACACAGACCGTTGGAGAGCTTTCTCCCAGAGAGCAAGAGTGTTCGCCCAGACGTCAGCAAGCCACCTGGCACTTTCCCCCCGGAAGGTGTCCGAGAGCGAGAACCTTTGGAACTTGAGACCGGAGCCAAGTCAGTTCCAAAGCCAAGTCCCACAGAAACAGAGACTCCAGAGTCCTTTGACCTTAACTGA